One part of the Magallana gigas chromosome 5, xbMagGiga1.1, whole genome shotgun sequence genome encodes these proteins:
- the LOC105342896 gene encoding ras and EF-hand domain-containing protein homolog isoform X3 gives MSQDFDAADQLFQICDLDGSGYVDEAELAQICKELPAEDLHEIFLELDKDQDGHISVEEFRRGFKEIYNNVKKRRLSSKTGDERAPQSCSVDDGVLDEFVGSLDDGLKALSCQEQVCDLYQQLHASDQSDLLQNFESIILGVLKDVRFYQLENERLEKSFKREKEQQERHLRELEDEMDKEIQKLEEAFKAKEEERIATEKAELRKEVDNEIKTLQQNLTKLQEDKSDPRGSELEEQVNNVKLKLDELTVENRRLRSELTDAQTNLALVRSELATVRQQHKDKCQELSMEKQTVMDYIKEQDNLTRQLHLLHDANKQLHDTNDDLRLAIESRRQGHRPSVASATSSTPNTCGKDRRGSVMSEYFLGHRSGTPSIRSCNLSPASSVVEEPISRQLSVSNSSYSPRHFPGRLPRDETCEEDNIADDLDSGHSTLREHNDLDTESEAHYDDDLYRHRMFTPKPPANRLVEETDEPESHDETEAESVFPNDNRALQLQTRLGAPSIRSSRASLRSRESRNSRLRRMTASQESIGSSKASRDPERMYKIVLAGDAAVGKSSFIMRLCKGKFVPNLSSTLGVDFQTKVLEVDGRTIALQLWDTAGQERFRSIAKSYFRRADGVLLLYDCSYERSFMSVREWVDSIEEGAQKKVPIMLCGNKSDLREEAEKQGRKVVNFEEGQRLAREFEGLFIETSAKEGSNIVDAVTELSRLLTTNEDLEVKTSGLQLHNGNMKGKSSCCGS, from the exons ATGAGCCAAGACTTTGATGCTGCAGACCAGCTTTTTCAGATATGTGATTTAGACGGGTCTGGCTATGTCGACGAAGCCGAGCTCGCCCAGATCTGCAAGGAGCTTCCCGCAGAAGACCTTCACGAAATATTCCTGGAACTGGACAAGGATCAAGATGGACACATAAGTGTAGAGGAGTTCCGAAGGGGCTTCAAGGAGATCTACAATAACGTGAAGAAGCGGCGCCTGTCCAGTAAGACGGGTGATGAGAGGGCTCCCCAGAGCTGCTCTGTAGACGATGGAGTGCTGGACGAGTTTGTGGGGTCCCTTGACGATGGTCTGAAAGCGTTGTCATG CCAGGAACAAGTTTGTGACCTCTATCAACAGCTGCACGCCTCGGACCAGTCCGATCTACTACAGAACTTCGAGTCCATCATCCTGGGCGTCCTAAAAGATGTACGATTCTATCAGCTGGAAAACGAACGGCTGGAAAAGTCCTTCAAAAG AGAGAAGGAGCAGCAGGAGCGACATCTTCGTGAGCTGGAGGATGAGATGGACAAGGAGATCCAGAAGTTGGAGGAGGCCTTCAAAGCAAAG GAAGAGGAAAGAATTGCAACAGAGAAAGCCGAGCTTAGAAAAGAGGTAGACAACGAGATAAAAACCCTTCAACAGAATCTGACCAAATTACAGGAG GATAAATCGGACCCCCGGGGATCCGAGCTGGAGGAACAAGTCAACAACGTGAAGTTAAAGCTAGACGAATTAACGGTAGAGAACAGGCGCCTGCGCAGTGAGCTGACAGACGCACAGACAAACCTGGCGCTGGTCCGGAGTGAGCTGGCCACCGTGAGACAGCAGCACAAGGACAAGTGCCAGGAGCTCTCCAT gGAAAAGCAAACTGTTATGGATTATATCAAAGAGCAAGACAACTTAACGAGGCAACTCCATCTGTTACA TGATGCTAACAAACAGCTGCACGACACAAATGACGACCTCAGACTTGCCATTGAGAGCAGACGACAGGGGCACAGACCGTCTGTGGCT AGTGCCACCAGCTCCACGCCCAACACATGCGGCAAGGACCGGCGGGGCTCGGTGATGAGTGAGTACTTTCTGGGACACCGATCAGGGACTCCCTC GATTCGTTCCTGTAACCTGAGCCCCGCGTCATCAGTAGTAGAGGAGCCGATATCTCGGCAACTGTCCGTCAGTAACTCGTCCTACTCACCCCGACACTTCCCTGGCAGACTGCCAAGAGACGAAACCTGTGAAGAGGACAACATAGCGGACGACTTAG ACAGCGGTCACTCCACTCTGAGGGAACACAACGACCTTGACACCGAGTCCGAGGCTCACTATGACGACGATCTCTACCGACACCGGATGTTCACTCCCAAACCTCCGGCCAACAGACTGGTAGAGGAGACTGAT GAACCGGAATCTCATGATGAAACCGAGGCTGAGTCGGTGTTCCCCAATGACAATCGAGCGCTGCAGCTGCAAACTCGGCTAGGTGCACCAAGCATCAGATCTTCTCGTGCCAGTCTCAGATCTCGCGAGAGCAGAAACAGTCGTCTTCGTCGAATGACAGCAAGCCAAGAG TCCATTGGCTCTTCCAAAGCCTCCCGGGACCCAGAAAGGATGTACAAGATCGTGCTGGCCGGGGATGCAGCCGTGGGCAAATCCAGCTTCATCATGAGACTGTGCAAAGGAAAATTTGTTCCCAACCTCAGCTCAACATTAG GCGTTGATTTTCAAACAAAGGTTTTGGAGGTTGACGGGAGAACCATTGCCTTGCAGTTGTGGGATACCGCTGGCCAAGAGAG ATTTAGAAGCATAGCCAAGTCGTACTTCCGTCGGGCGGACGGTGTCCTCCTGCTGTACGACTGTTCCTACGAACGATCGTTCATGAGTGTCAGGGAGTGGGTGGATTCCATAGAG GAAGGAGCCCAGAAGAAGGTTCCCATCATGCTGTGCGGTAACAAGTCGGATCTGAGAGAGGAGGCGGAAAAACAGGGCCGAAAAGTGGTCAACTTTGAGGAGGGGCAAAGACTGGCCAGG GAGTTTGAAGGTCTGTTCATAGAAACCAGTGCAAAAGAGGGTTCCAATATAGTTGACGCAGTGACGGAACTTTCTAG ACTTTTAACTACGAACGAGGATTTAGAAGTGAAAACCTCCGGTCTGCAGCTCCATAACGGAAACATGAAGGGAAAGTCTTCATGCTGCGGATCGTAA
- the LOC105342896 gene encoding ras and EF-hand domain-containing protein homolog isoform X1, which yields MSQDFDAADQLFQICDLDGSGYVDEAELAQICKELPAEDLHEIFLELDKDQDGHISVEEFRRGFKEIYNNVKKRRLSSKTGDERAPQSCSVDDGVLDEFVGSLDDGLKALSCQEQVCDLYQQLHASDQSDLLQNFESIILGVLKDVRFYQLENERLEKSFKREKEQQERHLRELEDEMDKEIQKLEEAFKAKEEERIATEKAELRKEVDNEIKTLQQNLTKLQEDKSDPRGSELEEQVNNVKLKLDELTVENRRLRSELTDAQTNLALVRSELATVRQQHKDKCQELSMEKQTVMDYIKEQDNLTRQLHLLHDANKQLHDTNDDLRLAIESRRQGHRPSVASATSSTPNTCGKDRRGSVMSEYFLGHRSGTPSIRSCNLSPASSVVEEPISRQLSVSNSSYSPRHFPGRLPRDETCEEDNIADDLDSGHSTLREHNDLDTESEAHYDDDLYRHRMFTPKPPANRLVEETDEPESHDETEAESVFPNDNRALQLQTRLGAPSIRSSRASLRSRESRNSRLRRMTASQESIGSSKASRDPERMYKIVLAGDAAVGKSSFIMRLCKGKFVPNLSSTLGVDFQTKVLEVDGRTIALQLWDTAGQERFRSIAKSYFRRADGVLLLYDCSYERSFMSVREWVDSIEEGAQKKVPIMLCGNKSDLREEAEKQGRKVVNFEEGQRLAREFEGLFIETSAKEGSNIVDAVTELSRLLASNEDLEVEASGLQLHDPNYDPSKRINCCGRSS from the exons ATGAGCCAAGACTTTGATGCTGCAGACCAGCTTTTTCAGATATGTGATTTAGACGGGTCTGGCTATGTCGACGAAGCCGAGCTCGCCCAGATCTGCAAGGAGCTTCCCGCAGAAGACCTTCACGAAATATTCCTGGAACTGGACAAGGATCAAGATGGACACATAAGTGTAGAGGAGTTCCGAAGGGGCTTCAAGGAGATCTACAATAACGTGAAGAAGCGGCGCCTGTCCAGTAAGACGGGTGATGAGAGGGCTCCCCAGAGCTGCTCTGTAGACGATGGAGTGCTGGACGAGTTTGTGGGGTCCCTTGACGATGGTCTGAAAGCGTTGTCATG CCAGGAACAAGTTTGTGACCTCTATCAACAGCTGCACGCCTCGGACCAGTCCGATCTACTACAGAACTTCGAGTCCATCATCCTGGGCGTCCTAAAAGATGTACGATTCTATCAGCTGGAAAACGAACGGCTGGAAAAGTCCTTCAAAAG AGAGAAGGAGCAGCAGGAGCGACATCTTCGTGAGCTGGAGGATGAGATGGACAAGGAGATCCAGAAGTTGGAGGAGGCCTTCAAAGCAAAG GAAGAGGAAAGAATTGCAACAGAGAAAGCCGAGCTTAGAAAAGAGGTAGACAACGAGATAAAAACCCTTCAACAGAATCTGACCAAATTACAGGAG GATAAATCGGACCCCCGGGGATCCGAGCTGGAGGAACAAGTCAACAACGTGAAGTTAAAGCTAGACGAATTAACGGTAGAGAACAGGCGCCTGCGCAGTGAGCTGACAGACGCACAGACAAACCTGGCGCTGGTCCGGAGTGAGCTGGCCACCGTGAGACAGCAGCACAAGGACAAGTGCCAGGAGCTCTCCAT gGAAAAGCAAACTGTTATGGATTATATCAAAGAGCAAGACAACTTAACGAGGCAACTCCATCTGTTACA TGATGCTAACAAACAGCTGCACGACACAAATGACGACCTCAGACTTGCCATTGAGAGCAGACGACAGGGGCACAGACCGTCTGTGGCT AGTGCCACCAGCTCCACGCCCAACACATGCGGCAAGGACCGGCGGGGCTCGGTGATGAGTGAGTACTTTCTGGGACACCGATCAGGGACTCCCTC GATTCGTTCCTGTAACCTGAGCCCCGCGTCATCAGTAGTAGAGGAGCCGATATCTCGGCAACTGTCCGTCAGTAACTCGTCCTACTCACCCCGACACTTCCCTGGCAGACTGCCAAGAGACGAAACCTGTGAAGAGGACAACATAGCGGACGACTTAG ACAGCGGTCACTCCACTCTGAGGGAACACAACGACCTTGACACCGAGTCCGAGGCTCACTATGACGACGATCTCTACCGACACCGGATGTTCACTCCCAAACCTCCGGCCAACAGACTGGTAGAGGAGACTGAT GAACCGGAATCTCATGATGAAACCGAGGCTGAGTCGGTGTTCCCCAATGACAATCGAGCGCTGCAGCTGCAAACTCGGCTAGGTGCACCAAGCATCAGATCTTCTCGTGCCAGTCTCAGATCTCGCGAGAGCAGAAACAGTCGTCTTCGTCGAATGACAGCAAGCCAAGAG TCCATTGGCTCTTCCAAAGCCTCCCGGGACCCAGAAAGGATGTACAAGATCGTGCTGGCCGGGGATGCAGCCGTGGGCAAATCCAGCTTCATCATGAGACTGTGCAAAGGAAAATTTGTTCCCAACCTCAGCTCAACATTAG GCGTTGATTTTCAAACAAAGGTTTTGGAGGTTGACGGGAGAACCATTGCCTTGCAGTTGTGGGATACCGCTGGCCAAGAGAG ATTTAGAAGCATAGCCAAGTCGTACTTCCGTCGGGCGGACGGTGTCCTCCTGCTGTACGACTGTTCCTACGAACGATCGTTCATGAGTGTCAGGGAGTGGGTGGATTCCATAGAG GAAGGAGCCCAGAAGAAGGTTCCCATCATGCTGTGCGGTAACAAGTCGGATCTGAGAGAGGAGGCGGAAAAACAGGGCCGAAAAGTGGTCAACTTTGAGGAGGGGCAAAGACTGGCCAGG GAGTTTGAAGGTCTGTTCATAGAAACCAGTGCAAAAGAGGGTTCCAATATAGTTGACGCAGTGACGGAACTTTCTAG ACTTCTTGCATCTAACGAAGATTTAGAAGTGGAGGCCTCAGGGCTCCAGCTACACGACCCCAACTATGACCCCAGCAAAAGAATTAACTGCTGTGGAAGATCCtcttga
- the LOC105342896 gene encoding ras and EF-hand domain-containing protein homolog isoform X4 — protein MLQISPDFSGHGQGSDSYTRESFREIAERMNLSSEELDIMFTALDSDGDGIITHSDLICESPRLNSTPVHRKPDTSENYKHPFKDIASDFRVLSTECQEQVCDLYQQLHASDQSDLLQNFESIILGVLKDVRFYQLENERLEKSFKREKEQQERHLRELEDEMDKEIQKLEEAFKAKEEERIATEKAELRKEVDNEIKTLQQNLTKLQEDKSDPRGSELEEQVNNVKLKLDELTVENRRLRSELTDAQTNLALVRSELATVRQQHKDKCQELSMEKQTVMDYIKEQDNLTRQLHLLHDANKQLHDTNDDLRLAIESRRQGHRPSVASATSSTPNTCGKDRRGSVMSEYFLGHRSGTPSIRSCNLSPASSVVEEPISRQLSVSNSSYSPRHFPGRLPRDETCEEDNIADDLDSGHSTLREHNDLDTESEAHYDDDLYRHRMFTPKPPANRLVEETDEPESHDETEAESVFPNDNRALQLQTRLGAPSIRSSRASLRSRESRNSRLRRMTASQESIGSSKASRDPERMYKIVLAGDAAVGKSSFIMRLCKGKFVPNLSSTLGVDFQTKVLEVDGRTIALQLWDTAGQERFRSIAKSYFRRADGVLLLYDCSYERSFMSVREWVDSIEEGAQKKVPIMLCGNKSDLREEAEKQGRKVVNFEEGQRLAREFEGLFIETSAKEGSNIVDAVTELSRLLASNEDLEVEASGLQLHDPNYDPSKRINCCGRSS, from the exons ATGCTACAAATATCCCCGGATTTCTCCGGGCACGGACAAGGTAGCGATTCGTACACACGGGAGTCGTTCCGGGAGATCGCCGAGAGAATGAACCTGTCCAGTGAGGAGCTAGATATCATGTTCACGGCCCTGGACAGTGACGGGGATGGAATCATTACTCACAGTGATCTAATCTGTGAATCCCCCCGCCTGAACAGTACCCCGGTCCATCGTAAACCCGACACGTCCGAGAACTACAAACACCCTTTTAAAGACATTGCCTCGGATTTCAGAGTTTTGTCCACGGAATG CCAGGAACAAGTTTGTGACCTCTATCAACAGCTGCACGCCTCGGACCAGTCCGATCTACTACAGAACTTCGAGTCCATCATCCTGGGCGTCCTAAAAGATGTACGATTCTATCAGCTGGAAAACGAACGGCTGGAAAAGTCCTTCAAAAG AGAGAAGGAGCAGCAGGAGCGACATCTTCGTGAGCTGGAGGATGAGATGGACAAGGAGATCCAGAAGTTGGAGGAGGCCTTCAAAGCAAAG GAAGAGGAAAGAATTGCAACAGAGAAAGCCGAGCTTAGAAAAGAGGTAGACAACGAGATAAAAACCCTTCAACAGAATCTGACCAAATTACAGGAG GATAAATCGGACCCCCGGGGATCCGAGCTGGAGGAACAAGTCAACAACGTGAAGTTAAAGCTAGACGAATTAACGGTAGAGAACAGGCGCCTGCGCAGTGAGCTGACAGACGCACAGACAAACCTGGCGCTGGTCCGGAGTGAGCTGGCCACCGTGAGACAGCAGCACAAGGACAAGTGCCAGGAGCTCTCCAT gGAAAAGCAAACTGTTATGGATTATATCAAAGAGCAAGACAACTTAACGAGGCAACTCCATCTGTTACA TGATGCTAACAAACAGCTGCACGACACAAATGACGACCTCAGACTTGCCATTGAGAGCAGACGACAGGGGCACAGACCGTCTGTGGCT AGTGCCACCAGCTCCACGCCCAACACATGCGGCAAGGACCGGCGGGGCTCGGTGATGAGTGAGTACTTTCTGGGACACCGATCAGGGACTCCCTC GATTCGTTCCTGTAACCTGAGCCCCGCGTCATCAGTAGTAGAGGAGCCGATATCTCGGCAACTGTCCGTCAGTAACTCGTCCTACTCACCCCGACACTTCCCTGGCAGACTGCCAAGAGACGAAACCTGTGAAGAGGACAACATAGCGGACGACTTAG ACAGCGGTCACTCCACTCTGAGGGAACACAACGACCTTGACACCGAGTCCGAGGCTCACTATGACGACGATCTCTACCGACACCGGATGTTCACTCCCAAACCTCCGGCCAACAGACTGGTAGAGGAGACTGAT GAACCGGAATCTCATGATGAAACCGAGGCTGAGTCGGTGTTCCCCAATGACAATCGAGCGCTGCAGCTGCAAACTCGGCTAGGTGCACCAAGCATCAGATCTTCTCGTGCCAGTCTCAGATCTCGCGAGAGCAGAAACAGTCGTCTTCGTCGAATGACAGCAAGCCAAGAG TCCATTGGCTCTTCCAAAGCCTCCCGGGACCCAGAAAGGATGTACAAGATCGTGCTGGCCGGGGATGCAGCCGTGGGCAAATCCAGCTTCATCATGAGACTGTGCAAAGGAAAATTTGTTCCCAACCTCAGCTCAACATTAG GCGTTGATTTTCAAACAAAGGTTTTGGAGGTTGACGGGAGAACCATTGCCTTGCAGTTGTGGGATACCGCTGGCCAAGAGAG ATTTAGAAGCATAGCCAAGTCGTACTTCCGTCGGGCGGACGGTGTCCTCCTGCTGTACGACTGTTCCTACGAACGATCGTTCATGAGTGTCAGGGAGTGGGTGGATTCCATAGAG GAAGGAGCCCAGAAGAAGGTTCCCATCATGCTGTGCGGTAACAAGTCGGATCTGAGAGAGGAGGCGGAAAAACAGGGCCGAAAAGTGGTCAACTTTGAGGAGGGGCAAAGACTGGCCAGG GAGTTTGAAGGTCTGTTCATAGAAACCAGTGCAAAAGAGGGTTCCAATATAGTTGACGCAGTGACGGAACTTTCTAG ACTTCTTGCATCTAACGAAGATTTAGAAGTGGAGGCCTCAGGGCTCCAGCTACACGACCCCAACTATGACCCCAGCAAAAGAATTAACTGCTGTGGAAGATCCtcttga
- the LOC105342896 gene encoding ras and EF-hand domain-containing protein homolog isoform X2 — protein sequence MSQDFDAADQLFQICDLDGSGYVDEAELAQICKELPAEDLHEIFLELDKDQDGHISVEEFRRGFKEIYNNVKKRRLSSKTGDERAPQSCSVDDGVLDEFVGSLDDGLKALSCQEQVCDLYQQLHASDQSDLLQNFESIILGVLKDVRFYQLENERLEKSFKREKEQQERHLRELEDEMDKEIQKLEEAFKAKEEERIATEKAELRKEVDNEIKTLQQNLTKLQEDKSDPRGSELEEQVNNVKLKLDELTVENRRLRSELTDAQTNLALVRSELATVRQQHKDKCQELSMEKQTVMDYIKEQDNLTRQLHLLHDANKQLHDTNDDLRLAIESRRQGHRPSVASATSSTPNTCGKDRRGSVMSEYFLGHRSGTPSIRSCNLSPASSVVEEPISRQLSVSNSSYSPRHFPGRLPRDETCEEDNIADDLDSGHSTLREHNDLDTESEAHYDDDLYRHRMFTPKPPANRLVEETDEPESHDETEAESVFPNDNRALQLQTRLGAPSIRSSRASLRSRESRNSRLRRMTASQESIGSSKASRDPERMYKIVLAGDAAVGKSSFIMRLCKGKFVPNLSSTLGVDFQTKVLEVDGRTIALQLWDTAGQERFRSIAKSYFRRADGVLLLYDCSYERSFMSVREWVDSIEEGAQKKVPIMLCGNKSDLREEAEKQGRKVVNFEEGQRLAREFEGLFIETSAKEGSNIVDAVTELSRLLMASEDFELVTSGLQLKTESAKKKSSFCCGS from the exons ATGAGCCAAGACTTTGATGCTGCAGACCAGCTTTTTCAGATATGTGATTTAGACGGGTCTGGCTATGTCGACGAAGCCGAGCTCGCCCAGATCTGCAAGGAGCTTCCCGCAGAAGACCTTCACGAAATATTCCTGGAACTGGACAAGGATCAAGATGGACACATAAGTGTAGAGGAGTTCCGAAGGGGCTTCAAGGAGATCTACAATAACGTGAAGAAGCGGCGCCTGTCCAGTAAGACGGGTGATGAGAGGGCTCCCCAGAGCTGCTCTGTAGACGATGGAGTGCTGGACGAGTTTGTGGGGTCCCTTGACGATGGTCTGAAAGCGTTGTCATG CCAGGAACAAGTTTGTGACCTCTATCAACAGCTGCACGCCTCGGACCAGTCCGATCTACTACAGAACTTCGAGTCCATCATCCTGGGCGTCCTAAAAGATGTACGATTCTATCAGCTGGAAAACGAACGGCTGGAAAAGTCCTTCAAAAG AGAGAAGGAGCAGCAGGAGCGACATCTTCGTGAGCTGGAGGATGAGATGGACAAGGAGATCCAGAAGTTGGAGGAGGCCTTCAAAGCAAAG GAAGAGGAAAGAATTGCAACAGAGAAAGCCGAGCTTAGAAAAGAGGTAGACAACGAGATAAAAACCCTTCAACAGAATCTGACCAAATTACAGGAG GATAAATCGGACCCCCGGGGATCCGAGCTGGAGGAACAAGTCAACAACGTGAAGTTAAAGCTAGACGAATTAACGGTAGAGAACAGGCGCCTGCGCAGTGAGCTGACAGACGCACAGACAAACCTGGCGCTGGTCCGGAGTGAGCTGGCCACCGTGAGACAGCAGCACAAGGACAAGTGCCAGGAGCTCTCCAT gGAAAAGCAAACTGTTATGGATTATATCAAAGAGCAAGACAACTTAACGAGGCAACTCCATCTGTTACA TGATGCTAACAAACAGCTGCACGACACAAATGACGACCTCAGACTTGCCATTGAGAGCAGACGACAGGGGCACAGACCGTCTGTGGCT AGTGCCACCAGCTCCACGCCCAACACATGCGGCAAGGACCGGCGGGGCTCGGTGATGAGTGAGTACTTTCTGGGACACCGATCAGGGACTCCCTC GATTCGTTCCTGTAACCTGAGCCCCGCGTCATCAGTAGTAGAGGAGCCGATATCTCGGCAACTGTCCGTCAGTAACTCGTCCTACTCACCCCGACACTTCCCTGGCAGACTGCCAAGAGACGAAACCTGTGAAGAGGACAACATAGCGGACGACTTAG ACAGCGGTCACTCCACTCTGAGGGAACACAACGACCTTGACACCGAGTCCGAGGCTCACTATGACGACGATCTCTACCGACACCGGATGTTCACTCCCAAACCTCCGGCCAACAGACTGGTAGAGGAGACTGAT GAACCGGAATCTCATGATGAAACCGAGGCTGAGTCGGTGTTCCCCAATGACAATCGAGCGCTGCAGCTGCAAACTCGGCTAGGTGCACCAAGCATCAGATCTTCTCGTGCCAGTCTCAGATCTCGCGAGAGCAGAAACAGTCGTCTTCGTCGAATGACAGCAAGCCAAGAG TCCATTGGCTCTTCCAAAGCCTCCCGGGACCCAGAAAGGATGTACAAGATCGTGCTGGCCGGGGATGCAGCCGTGGGCAAATCCAGCTTCATCATGAGACTGTGCAAAGGAAAATTTGTTCCCAACCTCAGCTCAACATTAG GCGTTGATTTTCAAACAAAGGTTTTGGAGGTTGACGGGAGAACCATTGCCTTGCAGTTGTGGGATACCGCTGGCCAAGAGAG ATTTAGAAGCATAGCCAAGTCGTACTTCCGTCGGGCGGACGGTGTCCTCCTGCTGTACGACTGTTCCTACGAACGATCGTTCATGAGTGTCAGGGAGTGGGTGGATTCCATAGAG GAAGGAGCCCAGAAGAAGGTTCCCATCATGCTGTGCGGTAACAAGTCGGATCTGAGAGAGGAGGCGGAAAAACAGGGCCGAAAAGTGGTCAACTTTGAGGAGGGGCAAAGACTGGCCAGG GAGTTTGAAGGTCTGTTCATAGAAACCAGTGCAAAAGAGGGTTCCAATATAGTTGACGCAGTGACGGAACTTTCTAG ACTTCTCATGGCTAGCGAAGATTTTGAGCTTGTGACTTCCGGATTGCAACTAAAGACCGAAAGTGCAAAGAAAAAATCATCCTTTTGTTGTGGTTCATAA
- the LOC117680700 gene encoding neuropeptide Y receptor type 5 has protein sequence MNETKSYTLEEWNNEKSAVLTVNTVVLGFYLLIGITGNTIVIYIYNFRMKGSRDDRYFIPHLAVMDLCACGVGAGYAIALNMLPLRFQGNELCKILWFLTQVTTLCAALMLVVIAVQRYLKVVRPFKKQMTIKAKHSALVTVILLSLFLSLPCLMFYGEIPITRPYLNLTGYRCGVSPSADHAALSLYNTILFVTAVGGLLVISTLYILIGRTIYRQHKFRRRYSSATTAFKRSDRDSLEWNPPSESGSVQTRSKPFRDSLDFDSPFLDSMNGAPSSPKIIEPSSSPVIIEPSSPSSATLESSSPFKSAFLSVPMTPTEKLRSSFSEIQKKASKSTIPVRKHFGTHRCSWMFMMITVVYILSFIPRITLNVLESVDKHFWGELSDREIASYLFLYRLYLVNNISNPFFYGLFDRAMRKELRKACCCKSK, from the coding sequence ATGAATGAGACTAAATCTTACACACTGGAAGAGTGGAATAATGAAAAGTCCGCGGTGCTAACAGTGAATACGGTGGTCCTCGGGTTTTATCTTCTGATTGGAATAACAGGTAACACTATCGTCATCTATATCTACAACTTCCGGATGAAGGGTTCCCGAGATGACCGATATTTTATTCCCCATCTTGCCGTTATGGACCTTTGCGCATGCGGTGTTGGGGCCGGTTATGCAATAGCACTAAATATGCTACCACTCCGATTCCAAGGGAACGAACTGTGCAAGATTTTGTGGTTCTTGACCCAGGTGACCACTTTGTGTGCAGCCTTAATGTTGGTTGTTATAGCAGTACAGCGCTACTTAAAAGTGGTTAGACCATTCAAAAAACAAATGACTATCAAGGCGAAACACTCCGCACTGGTAACAGTCATTTTGCTGTCTTTATTCCTGTCGTTGCCATGTCTGATGTTTTATGGAGAAATCCCTATCACCAGACCCTACCTTAATCTGACGGGGTACCGATGTGGGGTGAGCCCCTCTGCAGACCATGCAGCTCTTTCTCTGTACAATACCATTCTGTTCGTGACGGCCGTTGGAGGCTTGCTTGTTATATCTACTCTTTATATACTGATAGGCCGCACTATCTACAGGCAACACAAATTCAGACGAAGATACAGTTCAGCAACCACCGCCTTCAAACGCAGCGATCGCGACTCATTAGAATGGAATCCACCCTCAGAAAGCGGAAGTGTCCAAACCAGGAGTAAACCCTTTAGAGACAGTCTCGATTTCGATTCGCCTTTTCTGGATTCCATGAACGGCGCGCCTTCGTCTCCTAAAATTATAGAGCCAAGTTCATCGCCGGTAATTATAGAACCAAGTTCGCCTTCCTCTGCGACTTTAGAATCAAGTTCGCCGTTTAAGTCAGCTTTCTTAAGCGTTCCTATGACTCCTACCGAGAAACTCCGAAGTAGTTTTTCAGAAATACAGAAAAAAGCTTCTAAGTCGACAATACCTGTTCGGAAGCATTTCGGAACTCATCGGTGTTCATGGATGTTCATGATGATTACTGTGGTGTACATTCTCTCTTTCATTCCACGGATAACACTGAACGTACTGGAGTCCGTAGATAAGCACTTTTGGGGGGAACTGTCGGACCGAGAAATAGCCAGTTACCTGTTCCTTTACCGCTTATATCTTGTAAATAACATCAGTAATCCGTTTTTCTACGGTTTGTTTGATCGCGCGATGCGCAAAGAACTTCGCAAAGCCTGTTGTTGCAAATCCAAGTGA